In Brassica napus cultivar Da-Ae chromosome A3, Da-Ae, whole genome shotgun sequence, the sequence TCCTGTTCCTCTCAGGCGTCCAGTCCAAAGAATAAACCTGTTAATAGTTACAAAGCTAGGATCTTTACCAAATccttcaaaacataaaaaaaaactattcaaaTCTTATTAGACCGAACATCAATCTAGTtcgattaattttgaaaatgtctaaAATCTCTGTGCACCATTCcgtaaatttatttattcacataattaatatacaaattcaataaatatttgGTTTTGCTTTCTTAAGTATCTTTGTTTTCCAAATTTAGCAACAGAATAAaaagtttctttgttttattctaCATTAATTCAGGTTTGTTCGCAACAAGTTCGGACCTAAACTACTCATGGAATGAAGCTTTATTAGAGATTGGTTACACTAATCACAAGCTACAAAACTCTATAAAGGAGCAGACTTTATGGGATAAAAAGATATGCTTTGCAGAATCTATGTAAGGTAGAGATGAGATCGAACTTTCCACACTCACCTTCCCGGTGTGTCCCAGAAGAGTACGGCAACAAACCAGATCCGTGGCTCCAAACTTCACTGGAGAACGACCCTGAGCTGCTGAGTACTTGGACACTGCCGAAATTCAATTCGAAAGAAAGCAAAACAGATCTAAGAACAAACAAGATTgttgaataagaagaagaaggagaagaagtaaCGAACCATCGGTATCTAGGAGCTGGAGGCGTCTCTGTCTAAGCCTGTCACGGAGGTTGTTAACGGTCTCCGTAGCGACGGCGTGGCGTTCCTTGAGCTCGGAGACAGACATTCTTCTCCGTCGTTGATCAAAGGAGTTAGATTTTGGGTGTGTTCTAGAAGAGAGGAAGTTTCATGATTGAGAGAGAGGGAGATCGAACCCTAGAGAGTAGGGATTCGAGGGGATCACGTGGGGGAACGAAAGGTGAAGTAGTCAAGACAGGTGTAGTTGTTGTCctgagagaaaaagagagagccAAGAGTCAACCAACGATTGACTGTTGTTGCATAAAAAAGTGGAGCCCACAATCCATAGGCGACGTCGTTTCAGCTTCAGCTACCTTTGCTCCTTTCCCGCTGATTAGTTATTTGTTgtgattttggttttgatttgatAACTCTTCAACGCTTATAAGATCATGCTTACTCTATCTTTTgctctaaaatagaataactctataatagagtttaagTTTGCTCCAATgctactctattttagagtagaaaatagagtgatgaaaaaaaaaacaaattattctatattttaagtaaacctatttttcactttattatacagtgaaaaatagagtatcattggagtattttttactctaaactctattttaaagtaaaaaatagagtggagttggagatgctctaatggTGGAGTTATGAACATTTTTTCAAGTCGTGATTATAGATAGCATCTTcttcattatgcaaaatttggAGATGAGATTCATGTCACTCATATTCCATAAAATTGCAGCTAACAAAGAAAAGGGTATAATCACTTGTTTCCTTATACCATTATCTCTCTTCTTCTATTCATAAGCAAAATTGGACTATAGTATAAAATAAAGGTACGTCGAAGTTTATCCTAGTTTAATATTCAGATCCACATGTAAACGGAAACAAGTCTGTCAAAGTGGGGAAAtaacttttagcaaaaaaaaaaaaaaagtggggAAATAGCCGTTACCGAGTACAATAGAATATTATTTATAGAATGTTTGTACTTTGTagctattataaaataaaactaataacaACTTGATTAGGCAAAAATACAAAGGAGGGAGGAACACAAGATGTAAAGAGTAGTAGATAATTAAACTACCCCAATAAGCTTATTGGCCCATTACATATTTACATGGACGATTAGGGACACAACGATGAGTAGAAAAGATAGAGAAGAATAAACTTTTGATTCAACTGCTCCATTCTTTTTGCTCTCTATTTTGTCTGAGTTCACATATTTGTTCATTACTCCTGCACTTCCTgctcctcctccacctccaGGATAGACGCAACTGTTATAACCTATCGAAATTAAAATCAAGATAAGGAGAACCAATTAGTATGTGCATTTTTACATTGTTAAGTGGAGCAAACAAATACTTAAAAAGACATTCATGTGGTCTCtttcatatatttttcagaCCAATGGCTCAATGATATGTGGTCCTTTTTATGGTGTGAGGGCTAAGGGGAGAGAAAAACATACTAGGGTTTTGGGAGGTGATTGTTGCGGTTTGAGAGAAATCACAATCTGTAGGCCTTTTAGGAGACTTTTGGTAATACATATTCATGGCAAAAGCTGCATGTGACGCCACATTGTTTGGCTCGAAGCAAGCTCCTCCTGGTTGTATCGGCCCACAGTCTATTCCTTGTCCGCACGCCCAATCAATGCTCGATTGCAGCTGCTCATCCGTGGCATCCTTCTTTGATACACACCACCCCGTCGACGCTTTTCCCGATGGCGtctaaaaacatataaccacaatttttagtattttaaacaaaattattttattaactgTAATCACAAATGTGTAAAGCAGCCAAAATTATCTAACTAACCTGACTACTACTGTTGCTGCTGCTACTACCGCTACTCTTGGCAAGGCCAACATCATAAGCCATGGAATGATCGGTTTTGAAAAGCCCGAAGGCCCGTTCAGAAGATGGTCCACTCTTCAGGTTCTCATCGTAGAGTGCGAAAATGTAAGTGTCGACGGGCTTTCCAGGCATTAGAGGTGTGCCAACCATTGACCTTAGATGAGCTATTAGGTTTCCGTTGTAAGCTTTAGCATTATCCACGCTCGGTCCAACTTCGTTGGGGTCCCCTCGTGAAGCCCAACCTGTTTCCGCCACCACGATCTCCACCTTTTCGAATCCCATTGATTTCAAAGCCGAGTGAACCGCGTCTACCTGTGAATGATGAATTAGAGAGACTGTAACGTGTGTTTCAAGCAAAGACAAACACGTAATATATGACATGAAGAGCACCGTTTGATTTTCctctttattattttagctATATATTATGAACTTGTGGTCAATGCTGCTTGTTGATGATGACGAGtgtaaacaaatgtttcaagaaacatctaaaataagtaaaaaaactaGTGCGAATCTGGCATGTCAGACAAATCAGTAAAAGACTGACTACAAGCAAGACATCATCACGCATGCTTATTCCCTGAGAAGATAATTATTAACAACTtatgaaatagaaaaatataattaagtttTCAATACTACAAAGCCACAGTAACCAAACTAATAagcagatttttttaaaaaagattgtGTGTTAGTATAGTAGATTCAGACACATACGGCACGTATGTATGCAGCCGCATCATCCAACGTGAACAACTGTCTTTTGTACTATATAATAAGAATATAGATTCCTTCTAAAAGGAAAAGTAGAGAACAGAATAAGTTCCTTGCCACAATCTAGTGCAAAGGAAATCATTAtacaaactatatattttaagacCTAAAGTTCATACTATATATTGTCCACGTGAATACTGCAAATTATCATTATTATCAAGATCCTTCTGTGTCACAACAATACATAACTTATATAGCGAAAAAAAGAGTACATAACTTGAAACTAACCCACATAGCTAAACTATGCGTTGCCGTCTAAGTAAATCATTAGATATAAAACAGTCCACCAACTTTCATAACCAGAGAGAGATTAGTTGATTTTGCGTTAAGTTTAGTAGAATTTAGTTAGCCACCCAATACAAAAAGTGAATTGATTAGTTTTAGACCAGACTGTAATTAATTTTACCTGAGCATCGAACATGTTCATGTACGTGATTCCGGTGTTATGGTCGGGTCGACCCGCATTAGGCTGAAAGAGGCAAAACGCCAGCGTTTCGGGTCTCGGGTCACTTTGATAAGCGAAGAACGGATACGGATTAATAGCGAACGGCGAGCCGGTATCGCTTAAAAACTGCAGAATATCCTTTAAACCGGCTTGATAACCGGACGCGAACGAACCGGAAGACGGCGGTTCTGAGCTACCAAGCACCGACATCGCGTGCACCGTCGACACCTTAATTTTCCCGCCGAGCGACACCGCCTCGAGCGCTTTTTGAACGTTCTGCATCGCCGGGAGGAGCTGGCTCACCAGATTCGGGTCTTTCGAGAGCAGAACCTCGTTGCCGACGGTGATGAGGATGATCTTGGAGGCGGGGTAGAAAGGGAGGACGTTGGAGCTGATCCATTGAGAGGCGGCGTTGGGATCGGCGGCGAGAGAGGGGAGATCTCCGTTGGCTGTGCCGATTACGATGCCGACGCCGGTTCCGGCTAAAGCTTTGATGATGGCGGGATCGGCGCCGTAGAGTCGCACCTTCTGGATGGAAGTGGATTGAATGAGCTTTGCGGTTTCAGAAGGCGGAGGGAGGTTGTCGGCGACTTGACCGTAGTTGACTCCGATGAAGGGCTCTGCATCTGTGGAcgacaaagagaaaaaaaaaaacagagtaagaAACTAAGGTttagagggaagaagaagagaggaggGGGAAACTACGTCGTATTGAAGAAGATACTTACGTGAGGAAGGGAACTGGGAAAGGACGatgaggaggagagagaagcaGATGGAGATAGCCATGATGGTGAGTGAGAGCGAGGAGGAGACACAGCGAGCTTGAGAAAGTTTTATAAGCTTTGTTGTTGgattaaagaaatttttttactgTAACGGTTATGTTAAAGGAAGAGAGACATGGTTGTGCTCGTTTTTCCACACTACACGTGTTGGTTGACTTCTATGTCTCAAGTCTGAATGTGTTTGTGTTCTGTCTTGGTTTACTATTGTAGTAATATTGTAGGGTAATTTTTCCGGTAAGAAaacttttttcaaaagaaatttcGAAAGAGAGATTGATTTCTTTTTCTACACAAGTATTATGACCGAAAGCAGGTTCGTGAATCTGATTTAAAAGATTAAGAGTTGATaactttttaactttttagtGGACCGGTTGTGAACTGATCAAAATTAGGTAGAATGTAGGATTCAGTAGTACAAAAATGGTTGAAACATTGATTCATATCTTGTATATGAGAAGGAGATGTTAAACCTCTGAATAACTTCATATactgtatattatttttttacttcatTTGTCATAAAAAGTGGATTACATTATTTCCCCATTTCCATGCTAATTGCCTAATTCCCAACATGTGTATAACCCTTTCTTCACGTTTCACTGACCACCACCAACAATTCTTAGCTTTTGGTGATTTCACAGTTTCCACCTCAATTATTATATATGACTGTTGTATTGACTAACGCTTCTATTCGCATTTGacatgatttatatacttatcCTCAAGATTTTGTAACTAATcatttacaaaagaaaacaaccaAAATTGTTgatttgtatataaataaaattgcaTATTTGAAAACTACGACCGCAACTCCCAACTTTTTCTATCCATGATATCTGTTCACATTTTCATCAGCAGCAAAACACAAATCCAaatccaaaacccaaaaccacAAACAAACAGATTCTCTTATATTATAATCTGAATAAGCCAAGTTAAAAGAATACCTGATATTAACCAAAACCCAGTCTGAACAGATATTCCCCTTAACTTAAAGCACCTGAGTGTGAGACCGGTGTTGTCTCGAACTTCCCTTCAGTGAACACATGGTTGTATTGTTAAGGCAGTGCATGTTCCACCTACAATCTTTTAATACAAACACTATGAGATATGATTCCTTCAATGAACAGTATCCCTTCCCTCACTCGCTTGGTAGCAATAAACTTCTAATCAATGACTTCTGAATTCTGTAATACTCTAGAAATATTGCGTTcctcaatgaaaaaaaattgaagaaaataaaagtgtTCATGGATAGGACATACCCAATCTCCATTAGAGGAAGCACCGGGCACAATTACATTGATCTCACTCGACTTGACTGTTGTTATAGCTGTCTCTAATGAGTCTTTGCTTAGGTATAACTGACATCCAGTTGTGTTGTTCGCAGAAACTGTGGGAGCTGAACCCTATATCATCCAAAAATGAGAGCAAGAGTTAGAGCCACATAATACCTGAGAAACAAAGTGATGGTCCTTGAAAAGACACAGCAGCAGGTTTTGAAACCATTACAAAAGATAAATAGATGATGCAACCACACCCTATACAAAAATGTAAGACTGGAAATCACGTAACAGTATTCTGTAGATATGTAAGAGGAAACAGTATTGTTCCAGTTCCACTCATCCGTCACATTTGTAAGACCTGGAAAAGCAAAGAAGGAATAATAAGCTACTTGTGATTCACTCCAAATAGACACCATGCTTGATATATGAAGACATACACAACTTCAAGACTAACCTGAGGTTACAGAACCTGTGCTGAGCTGCTGGAAAACAGCAGACATTCCTTGTTTCTGGTTCGACGGTGATGATGGCTTCGAAGATTTAGAACTGAAGAGTGATGCAGATGGTGcgggcggaggaggaggagcaccAGGTGGACCCTTTTGCAAGAGCACTAGTAGGTTTCCCTGATGCATTCCTGATAGATATCAAATATGTTTACACGGACTTGGCACGTGCCAAGCTGACGTGGCTGAGAGGAAAGGATAAGGCAAAGCTTCGGACTGCTCCAGAGGGTTTGCTGTTAGAGACTTATGAAGCAGCTAGTGACAAAGCCATGAGTATAAGAGGGGAAGACGACGAGGAGAGACGTATGCTTTGATGTTGTATGAAGATTGACGCCATGAGTCATCTTGACCCGATCGCAATGAGATCGGTGACGAAGGTGAAGCTCGCCATGAGAGCCTAGCCGGAGTCAGTATTAGAGTAAACCGGTTTATGATATGTTGGTTAAACCTTCGGTTAATTTGTTTGTTATGTTAACCGGAATACACCATACTATAAATGTAAACGTTCATCTCTTTTACGTGAAATAAGAAAGAATGAGTTtgttacatcttcttcttcgttttctctGTTAACACTAAGATGGTATCAGAGTGTTGAGGATTCAAAACCTCAaccgatccgtttttttttccttcgttTATTGACCTCGATTCATCGGTGATTCTCCCGATCGAATCTTCTTTCTCAGTTCTTTGATTGATTTTGAGGTTATTCCACCCAGAATCATCAATCTTCAGACTGAGCTATCACGATGGTGCTTAACCGTCGATCTACACGTCGTCTCGGTCGATCATCGACTACTTCAGCTCGACGAACTTCTATTCCTGAAGAATCGTCTCCGGCGGACTCTGAGACTGACGAGCTCTCTCCGAATAGCATTCATTCCCCGTTTCATCTCACTAGTGGTGATAATCCAGGTCTTTCGATAATCTCTAAAGTACTTGATGGAACAAACTACGATAACTGGAGTATTGCGATGAATATTGCTTTGGATGCGAAAAATAAGCTTGCGTTTATTGATGGATCTACTGTTAGACCTCTGGAATCTCATTCTAATTTCAGGATTTGGTCTCGATGCAACTCAATGGTTAAATCATGGATTCTCAACACCGTCTCTAAGCAAATCTACAAAAGCATTCTTCGTTTCAACGATGCTACAGAGATCTGGAAGGATTTAAAAACTCGCTTCCATATCACGAATCTGCCTCGCTCTTATCAGTTATCGCAGCAGATCTGGTCACTTCAACAAGGCTCACTGGATCTCGCCACATACTACACTACCTTGAAGACTCTTTGGGATGAATTAGAAGGAGCGAATTGTGTGACTACTTGTCATACCTGTGATTGTTGTAAAGCCACAGCTACAACAGCTGATCATGCTAAAGTGATCAAATTCCTGGCTGGCTTAAATGATTCTTATGCAGTTATAAGGAGTCAGATCATCATGAAGAAACATGTTCCTGAGCTCTCTGAGATTTATAAACTCCTTGATCAGGATCAGAGTCAGAGGAACCTCATTCCAGTTCCTCATGCTACGGCTTTTCAGGTCACTGCTTCACCTACAACAGTTCACAATCCTCCGTCTACCTTTACTCCTAAACAAGGTCGTCCTGTATGTTCTCACTGTGGCTACAATGGTCATACAGTTGATACATGTTATAAAATCCATGGTTATCCAGTTGATTTTAAACATAAAGTGAAGCAACAGACTGAAAAACCTCAGTATAAGAAGTCTTCCTCAGCTAAGCCAGTCGTTGCTCAGGTCTCTTTGGATCAGAAGTCTTTGAATGCTTTTAGCAGTCTTACAAAAGATCAGATTGAAGGCGTCATTGCATACTTCAACTCTCAGCTCACACCACCTCCAGCTCAAGTGAATTGTGTTTCTACTTCTGGTGGCACTATCACAGCTCTTCCTGGTATGGACTTTTCCTCATCCACTCTATATTTTGTTGGAATGTTGAGAAAGACAGGGCACTCTCTTTGTGCTGAATCTTGGGTTGTTGACAGTGGTGCAACGCATCATGTTGCTCATGATAAGAATCTCTTTGAAGAATTATCTGATGCCATGAATACTTCAGTTACTTTACCCACTGGTTTTGGAGTTAAAATAGCTGGAATAGGCAGAATCAGACTGAGTGAttcaatgattttgaataacGTTTTATTCATCCCCGACTTTAGACTCAATCTTCTCAGTGTAAGCCAAACCACAAAGGATTTAGGCTACAGAATTGCGTTTGATCCTGACTGTTGTATGATACAGGATCTTACCAAGGGTCTGATGATTGGGAAGGGTGATCAAATAGCCAACTTGTATGTGCTTGACGTTGCTGATATTGCAGTTTCAAGACCTCTTCAAGACCAGTTTGCTTCTGTTTCAAATGTTGTTTTAGATTCCGGTTTGTGGCACAATAGATTGGGTCATCCCTCTATGATTAAGACAGACTCAATCATTGATGTACTCGGtttaaaacaaagaaataaaggTGCTTTTCATTGTGAGATTTGTCCCCTAGCAAAACAGAAGCGCCTTCCTTTTAAATCTAACAACAACATGTCTGATAATCCTTTTGATCTCCTCCACATTGATGTCTGGGGTCCATTCTCTACATCAACTGTTGAAGGTTACAGATATTTTTTGACTATTGTGGATGATCATACACGTCTCACCTGGATTTATTTACTCAGAGCCAAGAGTGATGTTCTGTCTGTCTTTCCCGAATTCATCACGATGATAGAGACACAATATCAGGCAGTGGTTAAAGCAGTGAGATCAGATAATGCACAAGAGTTGCGTTTTGAAGCGTTGTATAAGAAGAAAGGGATTGTCTCGTTTCACTCTTGTCCTGAGACACCAGAGCAGAACTCCGTGGTTGAGCGCAAGCATCAACACATCTTGAATGTAGCTCGCGCTCTTATGTTTCAGTCTCAGGTACCTTTGGAATTTTGGGGAGACTGCGTTTTAACTGCAGTTTTCATTATCAACAGGCTTCCTTCTCCACTGTTAAAGGACAAGAGTCCGTTGGAACTTCTTACATCTAAAAAAGTCGATTATGATGGTCTTCGTGTTTTTGGGTGTTTGGTATACTGCTCTACATCTCCCAAGCAGAGGACTAAGTTTCAACCTCGATCACGGTCTTGTGTGTTTCTTGGATATCCAGCAGGCTACAAAGGCTACAAAGTGATGGATTTGGAAACAAACCAAACTTTTATATCACGTAATGTGATTTTTCATGAGGACATATTTCCTTATGCGAAAGGacaaaccagtttctatactgaTGTTTTCTCTTCTACTCCGGTG encodes:
- the LOC106393794 gene encoding glucan endo-1,3-beta-glucosidase 7-like produces the protein MAISICFSLLLIVLSQFPSSHAEPFIGVNYGQVADNLPPPSETAKLIQSTSIQKVRLYGADPAIIKALAGTGVGIVIGTANGDLPSLAADPNAASQWISSNVLPFYPASKIILITVGNEVLLSKDPNLVSQLLPAMQNVQKALEAVSLGGKIKVSTVHAMSVLGSSEPPSSGSFASGYQAGLKDILQFLSDTGSPFAINPYPFFAYQSDPRPETLAFCLFQPNAGRPDHNTGITYMNMFDAQVDAVHSALKSMGFEKVEIVVAETGWASRGDPNEVGPSVDNAKAYNGNLIAHLRSMVGTPLMPGKPVDTYIFALYDENLKSGPSSERAFGLFKTDHSMAYDVGLAKSSGSSSSNSSSQTPSGKASTGWCVSKKDATDEQLQSSIDWACGQGIDCGPIQPGGACFEPNNVASHAAFAMNMYYQKSPKRPTDCDFSQTATITSQNPSYNSCVYPGGGGGAGSAGVMNKYVNSDKIESKKNGAVESKVYSSLSFLLIVVSLIVHVNM